From a region of the Sander lucioperca isolate FBNREF2018 chromosome 8, SLUC_FBN_1.2, whole genome shotgun sequence genome:
- the spegb gene encoding striated muscle preferentially expressed protein kinase isoform X2 → MRKAEVQMTLKKGADEAAAPPSPIIPPKRSKASPEQAVPDPRGPGYSTPTPPVFTRKMRNAAVGTGCDIRLKVTVAGDPQPSLYWYHNDDLLNMENQEYGGLWIRDCKPSDAGLYTCIANNHLGEARSSAVLAVLDLGEDSETTEDEGDQFETKEDGGDVEDQAVHTVMDTCAEDDSRTHGYEDHSITTRSQSENISRESPPQALPPPSPRLVKRPSTSPMPSRSGSTTPLSLRKKIVVPTEYQDTVPAEFEEKVKQPKSVSQSNTQDYRAQTPLSDYSRKEFTLRPSPKLTRASSKVFEKVRGLEERRRSLDIPEGSISAGSWAGFNRAGSVDSDDGGSRLGISRESSREDLREALKEDAAERRSMFKQRAASLEEKPRYSQKVQDIENKFTEELQRIKKLVGKPHLKKSFSTEQLTLKSRQRQPLRKIEPIPPQVLQKLQERERAQWAKEQREKEHSQQPMQQQQQAQQEQNKSQPQKTATTVTISRFGEVAGTPESMQLSDLPGQRSVRELSRVSPVMEIIQRSSSPSLYHQQRAESPSRNVAEMTLRRVERRPPSPLVQRVSRMQESSHIQESLVQTSQKDEISGRKTPIEVALRKIENRPESPLVQKRAAIVQDLPPQPPPKPPRMSPVTPTEERMEVDPSKPAFNMRIPTIIVEDEKMEKDVHVKSSEPQQNTASAKEGRQLKTKGKNRRPRPMSPELDSSDDSYVSAGEDPMEAPVFEFPLQDTVASAGADVLLKCIIAGTPLPEVTWTKENMEITGIASYSVKVEGERHTLLIKSAGISDGGKYCVTAVNQVGKASSSATLTVKAESVQEPKGNLGVRRDISSPITSDEEYLSPLEEGMDFGGPELKRTFDTRFREPPAFLVTMSDQAVIEGQEVTMSVRISGQPKPMLYWLRNRVTVKTGPRHIVRETEDGAFEMTIKSAVRSDSGIYTCKIINEYGTKQCEGKLEVKAPPVEPGLAVIRPVRDITAKAGETVLFECHVIGPKDTDVDWLADGKLIQPALLNCKMHFDGRKCRLLLNSVHEDDSGTYMCKLSTAKEEVTSCGKLKVIPSIEPLFTRKLDVLEVIEGRNARFDCKVSGTPSPKVIWNHFDHPLTENEDIRILREGGRHSLFISHVTNEDEGFYTVTARNSHGEAESSAELYIQEPRPAISSQMAKLEKMPSIPEEPEVPENEVERFTMPDFIKPLYDLDVIEGKEAVLKCKVAGLPYPTIVWFHNGKRIESTEDRKMTQFRDVHSLVIRSVCHAHGGVYKSVISNKVGKATCYSHLYVTDILPDPPDGTPVIESITGKTITLSWKKPRRLDPSIDASSLMYAIQQQALGSIQWIIIASGLKETTFTITTLSKGVRYAFRILTITSKAFSKPSPTTDPVQLLDRGPYLQEAPVIIDKPDIVHVMENQSVTITVTLNHVNAAVIWKRRGAVLASKPGLYEMTMPDDDQQTLKLLKVKSADIGEMQFVASNKYGSDSCTFNVEMAAPPTFETIMEDLDVCAGETPRFAVVVEGKPIPDILWFKNDVLLSESSHYTFVYDDNECSLVVLNARPEDSGVYTCTARNLAGSVSCKAELTIHEAKRKEDPMDDEETILRKMRRLTDNYDIHKEIGRGAFSYVKRVTQKVGKMEYAAKFISTRAKKKASARREMNLLSKLDHERILYFQDAFEKKNAVIIITELCHEELLDRFTRKSTVMESDVRSCIRQLIEGVDYLHHLNIIHLDIKPDNILMADSLGDQIRICDFGNAVQLTPDEAQYCKYGTPEFVAPEIVNQTPVSKATDIWSIGVIAYLCVTGVSPFAGENDRSSALNIRNYNVAFEESMFAELCREAKGFIIKLLVADRLRPNTQECLRHPWFKVLSKGKAISTEALKKFVSRRKWQRSLISYKSKMVMRSIPELLNDSSSHVSIAVPRHLKEGSPLPSSSSDSDEDIGELPFIPMPLNMEFSGSRISLNDIQTNEQETGKQDGTSILSGSPAQAQKAMECDPKETDKEGVELSGEGHLRKRSSQENDRGSSDEESPTELPQKSQLTRKPLRRGSSMELDKPEGGPRRGELRRGGSADSALLLRITPEEGAGEGNQENGRRVLKKAVSMELPRRSTSPGTAKMSQEDYALKLELMRQRLLRGGSVDNKMSGLRGPLLETLGMGDEKRAISSDRYSRTARLGPPPLIRAASSDSATEDVPKPKVLRKTASFSQGDSEPIALHRRLGAPLEIPLAQVEERRLKEAISMSSLTEQVKLDSRPVTPREPSPKLQTPESIVQESPTKTESEESLMEKEIKPDDTMNEKMDGLTTDSNFDERSSTSGFSEKDMSISEEPMIESEYTGQGIPTPPPVAQSSKREEKMEEEGESEQEEKGEIMKEEEERIVSVAESNAKGNVDISEENVEEVTMPAKSSDMIITTSSVMVRPTQEYPHPSANVSTYVPPSLPARVVLPDGSTSAYASIMQTIMVPSVQSLNDQPLGPSTPIVAPATSSSSVSTDTLVPTSPPANMSSALPGPPKPAIMSTIEHAAVYSRVASPEMMTKEPSPPKTTIHSSSQQELSAGVDFEDITSEEVFEARFKKRESSLSRSLKFLSRSKNEDKSQAISPDSTESGEEIYRPGPIGAPLQLAPRRLEEKSKSVLDLREAQKDQGFMKRLSMRLKRTPSTERKDETTKEEDSIASRRRLSWTLGRRGSQEKKEVEMTRMDGGDNASVEQDEKELKKPNESPVLAMRRKIESTVAGISTRIRSFSEERKASEDKETKRTPILSLLRRSTSESRAMKNVSVPQNQLASQASNGASTESLDSMSSLKSETPKVVETERRSRWDRWGLTRGRRDKTVSQPDIPTAISRENSSLRSRHYSRLASDFPPVFHIKLRDHVLLEGDPVTLSCLPAGSPHPHITWMKDKKPLEIDARMNMIACPDGRQLLMIMQTTKKDAGVYECVATNPLAAVSSSCTISLARLPNRPGTPEIPQKYNNTALVLWRPSDTIAPCTYSLERKAEGETNWLIVATGVADCYCNVVDLPAGGSFRFRVACVNKAGQGPYSNLSEVVSLDASEPAKSSATVVVKTVPATTPPVVMMSSMKVPPIKPAPSKSTIVTPVPPSTSAPAPAPSVAKSASPVTIKPTVQVEASRPAVTAPVSTAPSEQAPVQTTTAVQATAAKAKTTINISVSKPQTKLAPPPLVPPKPRSPVNAAPNKSPSPVPPPAPAIGKPISSVPMYVPAAAARVTPPSQSSSTPTTNTRSVTPVTVSPPVIVSPPVTVSQPIPVAVSRPVVMVQSLTPLLQGGDSLSTPSGRVTPSGRATPSGRRTPLGKPGEGSLRQGVPQKPYTFMDEKARGRFGVIRECRENATGNLFMAKIVPYEADSKQTVLQEYDILKSLHHDRIMALHEAYVTPRYLVLISEYCSGKELLFSLIDRFRYSEDDVVTYVVQILQGLDYLHTRRILHLDIKPENIIITYMNVIKIIDFGSAQTYNPLFLKQFSPPIGTLEYMSPEMLKGDVVGPPADIWSVGVLTFIMLSGKSPFIENDPQETEARIQAAKFDLSKLYQNVSQSASLFLKKILCSYPWARPSIKDCFNNSWLQDAYLMRLRRQTLTFTTTRLKEFLADQQRRREEVATKHKVLLRSYQSSPQTPTSPATPNVPISPPTPLTQ, encoded by the exons atTCCGAAACAACAGAGGATGAAGGTGACCAATTTGAGACCAAAGAAGATGGTGGGGATGTTGAGGACCAGGCTGTGCATACAG TGATGGACACATGTGCAGAAGATGACAGTAGAACACATGGATATGAGGATCACTCTATCACAACCAG GAGCCAGTCAGAGAATATTTCAAGAGAATCCCCCCCACAAGCCCTCCCACCCCCATCCCCGAGACTCGTCAAACGTCCCTCCACCTCTCCAATGCCAAGTCGCTCTGGTTCAACTACACCTCTCAGCTTGCGGAAGAAGATTGTTGTGCCAACTGAATACCAAGACACAGTGCCTGCGGAGTTTGAAGAAAAGGTTAAGCAGCCTAAGTCTGTGTCCCAAAGTAACACCCAGGACTACCGAGCACAGACTCCACTGAGCGACTACTCCCGGAAAGAATTTACTCTCAGACCATCCCCAAAGCTTACCAGGGCAAGCTCAAAGGTTTTTGAGAAGGTTCGTGGCTTAGAAGAGCGGAGACGAAGCCTCGATATTCCAGAGGGTTCCATCTCAGCAGGATCCTGGGCAGGGTTCAATCGGGCTGGATCTGTAGATTCAGATGATGGAGGAAGCCGCTTGGGCATCTCTAGAGAAAGTTCAAGGGAAGATCTAAGGGAGGCTTTGAAAGAGGATGCTGCTGAACGAAGATCTATGTTTAAACAGAGAGCTGCTTCGCTGGAGGAGAAACCTCGCTACTCCCAAAAAGTGCAGGACATTGAGAACAAGTTCACTGAGGAGCTCCAGCGCATTAAGAAGCTTGTTGGCAAACCACACCTGAAAAAGTCGTTTTCAACTGAACAGCTCACTCTAAAGAGCAGGCAGCGCCAGCCTTTAAGGAAAATTGAACCTATTCCACCACAAGTCCTTCAAAAGCTCCAGGAAAGGGAACGTGCCCAGTGGGCAAaggaacagagagaaaaagaacataGTCAGCAACCAatgcaacagcaacagcaagcACAGCAAGAACAAAATAAGTCCCAACCCCAAAAGACAGCAACAACTGTAACAATCAGTAGATTTGGAGAAGTTGCAGGCACCCCAGAGTCCATGCAGTTATCTGACTTACCAGGACAACGATCAGTGAGAGAATTAAGTCGAGTCAGTCCAGTAATGGAAATCATTCAGagatcatcatcaccatcattatATCATCAACAAAGGGCAGAGTCGCCAAGCAGAAATGTTGCTGAGATGACATTACGTAGGGTTGAAAGAAGGCCACCAAGTCCGCTTGTACAGAGGGTATCTCGAATGCAAGAATCCTCGCATATCCAAGAATCGCTTGTGCAAACATCACAAAAGGATGAGATTTCGGGGAGAAAGACGCCAATAGAGGTAGCATTAAGAAAAATTGAAAACAGACCTGAAAGTCCATTGGTACAAAAAAGGGCCGCCATTGTGCAAGACCTTCCTCCTCAACCTCCTCCAAAACCCCCAAGGATGTCACCGGTTACTCCAACGGAGGAGAGAATGGAAGTGGATCCATCCAAACCAGCCTTCAACATGAGAATCCCCACGATTATTGTTGAAGACGAAAAGATGGAAAAGGATGTTCATGTGAAGTCAAGTGAGCCTCAGCAGAATACTGCTAGTGCCAAAGAGGGACGACAGCTGAAGACCAAAGGGAAGAACCGTCGCCCTAGACCCATGTCTCCAGAGTTAG ATTCTTCAGACGATTCTTATGTGTCTGCTGGAGAAGACCCAATGGAGGCCCCTGTATTTGAGTTTCCCCTGCAGGACACTGTAGCATCTGCTGGTGCAGATGTGCTACTAAAATGCATCATTGCCGGCACCCCCCTTCCTGAAG TTACCTGGACAAAAGAAAATATGGAAATAACCGGCATCGCAAGTTACTCAGTCAAAGTGGAGGGTGAACGACACACCCTGCTCATCAAATCAGCTGGAATAAGTGATGGTGGAAAATACTGTGTAACTGCTGTTAATCAGGTGGGAAAAGCATCCAGCAGTGCCACCCTTACAGTCAAAGCAG AGTCTGTACAGGAGCCAAAGGGAAACCTGGGCGTGCGTAGGGATATCAGCAGCCCTATTACATCTGATGAGGAGTATCTCAGTCCCCTGGAGGAAGGCATGGATTTTGGAGGGCCAGAGCTCAAGCGAACTTTTGACACACGATTCAGGGAACCCCCTGCATTCCTG GTAACAATGAGTGATCAAGCTGTCATTGAAGGACAGGAAGTTACCATGTCTGTCCGAATAAGTGGACAACCCAAACCCATGCTCTATTG GCTGAGGAACAGAGTTACAGTAAAAACAGGCCCACGTCACATTGTACGTGAGACAGAAGATGGCGCTTTTGAAATGACCATCAAGTCAGCAGTGAGATCGGACTCTGGGATTTACACCTGTAAGATCATTAATGAGTATGGGACAAAGCAGTGTGAAGGAAAGCTGGAGGTAAAAG CGCCACCAGTGGAGCCAGGCCTGGCTGTCATTCGCCCAGTCAGGGACATCACAGCCAAGGCTGGAGAGACCGTTTTGTTTGAGTGTCATGTCATCGGACCGAAGGACACTGATGTGGACTGGCTTGCAGATGGGAAACTGATCCAGCCGGCGTTGCTCAACTGTAAGATGCACTTTGATGGGAGAAAGTGCCGGCTGCTGCTCAACTCCGTACACGAGGATGACAGTGGCACATACATGTGCAAGCTCAGCACAGCTAAAG AGGAAGTGACTTCATGTGGCAAACTCAAAGTCATCCCTTCAATTGAGCCTCTCTTCACTCGCAAGCTGGATGTTCTAGAAGTGATTGAGGGCCGTAACGCTCGATTTGACTGCAAAGTCAGTGGGACGCCATCTCCTAAGGTCATCTGGAACCACTTTG ACCATCCGCTCACAGAAAATGAAGACATTCGTATTCTTCGGGAAGGAGGCCGCCACTCTCTTTTCATTTCTCATGTGACCAATGAGGATGAGGGCTTTTACACTGTCACCGCCCGTAACAGTCACGGCGAGGCTGAGAGCTCCGCCGAACTTTACATACAAGAGCCACGGCCAGCCATCTCCTCACAGAT GGCTAAACTGGAGAAGATGCCATCGATcccagaggagccagaggtcCCAGAGAATGAGGTGGAGCGTTTCACTATGCCTGACTTCATCAAACCCCTTTATGACCTGGATGTGATCGAGGGAAAAGAGGCTGTGCTGAAATGTAAAGTTGCTGGTTTGCCATACCCCACCATCGTCTGGTTCCACAACGGCAAAAGGATTGAGAGCacagaggacagaaagatgacacAGT TCCGTGACGTCCACAGCCTGGTCATCCGCTCTGTGTGTCATGCCCATGGTGGTGTCTACAAGAGTGTCATCTCTAACAAAGTTGGCAAGGCCACCTGCTACTCTCATCTCTATGTCACGG ATATCCTCCCTGACCCTCCCGATGGCACTCCAGTGATAGAATCCATCACTGGTAAAACAATCACCTTGAGCTGGAAGAAACCAAGGAGGCTAGACCCTTCCATTG ATGCCAGCTCCCTGATGTATGCCATCCAACAACAAGCCCTGGGCTCCATCCAGTGGATCATCATAGCTTCTGGCCTGAAGGAGACCACCTTCACCATCACCACCCTCTCCAAAGGTGTGCGCTATGCTTTCAGGATCCTGACCATCACCTCCAAAGCCTTCAGCAAGCCCTCGCCTACCACCGACCCAGTGCAGCTTCTGGACCGAG GTCCCTATCTTCAGGAGGCTCCAGTGATTATTGATAAGCCAGATATTGTCCATGTGATGGAAAACCAGTCAGTCACCATCACTGTCACCCTCAATCATGTCAACGCTGCAGTCATCTGGAAGAg GAGGGGAGCGGTCCTCGCCAGCAAGCCAGGCTTGTATGAAATGACAATGCCAGATGATGACCAGCAAACGCTGAAGCTGCTTAAAGTCAAGAGTGCTGACATCGGAGAGATGCAATTTGTGGCCTCCAACAAGTATGGCAGCGACAGTTGTACCTTCAACGTTGAGATGGCAG CTCCACCAACATTTGAAACTATCATGGAGGACCTGGACGTTTGTGCTGGGGAGACCCCTCGCTTTGCTGTGGTTGTGGAGGGCAAACCCATTCCTGACATCCTCTGGTTCAAG AATGATGTCCTGCTGTCGGAGAGCAGTCATTACACATTTGTGTACGATGATAATGAATGTTCCCTGGTGGTCCTAAACGCTCGCCCAGAGGACTCCGGGGTTTACACCTGCACTGCCAGGAACTTGGCAGGATCTGTATCCTGTAAAGCTGAACTCACCATTCATGAAG CTAAACGTAAAGAGGATCCAATGGACGATGAGGAGACTATTCTAAGAAAAATGCGCAGACTCACTGACAACTATGACATTCACAAGGAAATTGGAAG AGGTGCATTTTCCTATGTGAAACGTGTAACCCAGAAGGTTGGCAAAATGGAGTATGCTGCAAAGTTTATCTCCACAAGGGCCAAGAAGAAGGCGTCTGCTCGGAGAGAGATGAACCTGCTTTCCAAGCTGGACCACGAGAGAATCCTTTACTTTCAGGATGCCTTCGAGAAAAAGAATGcagtcatcatcatcactgAACT ATGCCATGAGGAGCTGCTTGACAGATTTACAAGGAAATCTACAGTAATGGAGTCTGAT GTGCGTTCGTGTATAAGACAACTGATTGAGGGCGTGGACTACCTTCACCATCTAAACATCATACACCTGGACATTAAG CCTGATAACATCCTCATGGCAGACTCCCTGGGTGATCAGATCCGAATCTGTGACTTTGGTAATGCAGTGCAGCTCACACCCGATGAGGCTCAATACTGCAAATATGGCACACCAGAATTTGTCGCACCAGAAATTGTCAATCAGACCCCTGTGTCAAAAGCAACAGACATCTG GTCAATTGGAGTTATTGCATACCTGTG TGTGACGGGAGTTTCTCCATTTGCTGGAGAGAATGACCGCAGCTCCGCACTGAACATCCGGAACTACAACGTGGCCTTCGAGGAGAGCATGTTTGCTGAGCTTTGCCGAGAGGCTAAAGGGTTCATCATAAAACTGCTGGTAGCAGACAGGCT GAGACCTAATACTCAAGAATGTCTCCGACACCCCTGGTTCAAG GTACTGAGCAAGGGGAAGGCCATAAGTACAGAGGCCCTGAAGAAGTTTGTGTCTCGCAGAAAATGGCAG CGTTCACTAATCAGCTATAAATCCAAAATGGTCATGAGATCCATACCTGAGTTGCTAAACGATTCCTCCAGCCATGTCTCCATTGCCGTTCCCAGGCACCTTAAAGAAGGTTCCCCTTTGCCATCATCATCTTCAGATTCTGATGAAGACATTGGTGAACTGCCATTTATTCCAATGCCACTTAACATGGAATTTTCTGGATCAAGGATATCACTTAATGACATCCAGACCAATGAGCAGGAAACAGGAAAGCAGGACGGAACGAGTATATTGTCTGGGTCTCCTGCTCAAGCCCAGAAGGCAATGGAGTGTGACCCTAAAGAAACAGATAAAGAAGGGGTCGAATTATCAGGTGAAGGCCACCTGCGGAAAAGGTCGTCACAAGAAAATGACAGGGGTTCCTCAGATGAAGAATCCCCCACTGAATTGCCGCAAAAGTCACAGCTGACTAGAAAACCCCTGCGAAGGGGTTCAAGCATGGAGTTGGACAAACCAGAGGGTGGACCACGAAGAGGAGAGCTAAGACGTGGAGGCTCAGCTGACAGTGCATTGCTGCTCCGGATTACACCGGAGGAAGGAGCTGGAGAAGGAAACCAAGAGAATGGGAGGAGAGTTCTCAAGAAAGCTGTCTCTATGGAACTACCGAGGAGGAGCACCAGCCCAGGAACTGCCAAGATGAGTCAAGAAGACTATGCTCTTAAACTGGAGCTGATGAGACAGCGACTGCTTCGTGGTGGCTCTGTGGACAACAAGATGAGTGGGCTGAGAGGACCTCTGTTGGAAACATTAGGAATGGGAGATGAAAAACGTGCAATATCCTCAGATCGCTACTCTCGTACTGCTCGCTTGGGCCCACCCCCACTAATCAGAGCTGCATCCAGCGACTCTGCAACGGAGGACGTTCCCAAACCCAAAGTTTTGCGCAAAACTGCTTCCTTCAGCCAAGGTGATTCAGAACCCATAGCTTTACACCGCCGTTTAGGAGCTCCCTTGGAGATACCCTTGGCGCAGGTAGAAGAGAGAAGGCTCAAGGAGGCTATATCCATGTCATCTCTCACTGAGCAAGTCAAGCTAGACTCCCGTCCAGTAACTCCCAGGGAACCTTCACCAAAACTGCAGACACCAGAGTCTATTGTGCAGGAAAGTCCAACCAAAACGGAAAGCGAGGAGTCATTAATGGAGAAAGAGATAAAGCCTGATGACACTATGAACGAAAAGATGGATGGGCTGACCACAGATAGTAATTTTGATGAGAGATCAAGCACAAGTGGTTTCTCAGAGAAGGACATGAGCATATCAGAAGAACCAATGATTGAATCCGAGTATACGGGCCAGGGAATTCCTACACCTCCTCCTGTGGCCCAAAGCTCGAAACGTGAAGAGAAAAtggaggaagaaggagagagcgagcaagaagaaaaaggagagattatgaaagaggaagaggaaagaatTGTCAGTGTTGCTGAATCGAATGCAAAAGGAAATGTAGACATCTCTGAAGAAAATGTAGAAGAAGTAACTATGCCTGCAAAATCttctgatatgatcataaccacaaGCTCAGTTATGGTGAGACCAACACAGGAATATCCCCATCCATCAGCAAATGTGTCAACTTATGTACCACCCTCGCTTCCTGCTCGAGTTGTTCTTCCAGATGGAAGCACGTCAGCATATGCAAGTATTATGCAGACCATCATGGTCCCTTCAGTTCAGTCTCTCAATGACCAACCTTTAGGCCCTTCCACACCCATTGTTGCTCCAGCCACCTCATCATCCTCAGTATCAACTGACACATTGGTACCCACATCTCCACCTGCCAACATGTCCTCTGCTTTACCTGGTCCACCAAAGCCAGCCATCATGTCAACCATTGAGCATGCTGCTGTGTACTCCCGGGTAGCATCACCAGAAATGATGACAAAAGAACCCAGTCCACCGAAGACTACCATACATTCTTCATCCCAACAAGAGCTCTCAGCAGGAGTTGACTTTGAGGACATTACCTCTGAAGAGGTCTTTGAGGCACGCTTCAAAAAACGTGAATCTTCCCTCTCAAGAAGTCTCAAATTTCTGTCGCGGTCAAAAAATGAGGACAAATCACAAGCAATTTCACCAGACTCCACAGAGTCAGGTGAAGAGATATACAGACCGGGCCCAATCGGTGCACCATTGCAATTAGCACCAAGAAGACTTGAGGAGAAGTCAAAGTCAGTCCTGGACCTTCGTGAAGCTCAAAAGGACCAAGGCTTTATGAAAAGGCTCTCTATGCGCCTGAAGAGAACTCCGTCAACTGAGCGCAAGGACGAAACAACCAAAGAAGAGGATTCCATTGCTTCAAGACGTAGGCTTTCTTGGACTCTCGGCCGAAGAGGGTCACAGGAGAAGAAGGAAGTGGAGATGACACGCATGGATGGTGGGGATAATGCGTCGGTGGAACAAGATGAAAAGGAGCTAAAGAAACCTAATGAATCGCCGGTCTTGGCAATGCGCAGAAAGATTGAATCAACAGTGGCGGGTATCTCCACAAGAATTCGCAGTTTCTCAGAGGAAAGGAAAGCATCAGAGGACAAGGAAACCAAGAGGACACCCATTCTTTCATTGCTTCGTCGTTCAACGTCAGAGAGCCGTGCTATGAAGAATGTCAGTGTTCCTCAGAACCAGCTGGCATCTCAGGCCAGTAATGGTGCCTCAACAGAGTCTCTAGACTCCATGTCCAGCCTAAAGTCAGAAACACCTAAGG TTGTGGAGACTGAGCGCAGATCCCGCTGGGACAGATGGGGTCTGACCAGAGGGAGGCGAGACAAGACAGTATCACAGCCGGACATACCAACAGCAATCTCCAGAGAAAATAGTTCCTTACGTTCACGCCATTATTCCAGACTAGCTTCTG ATTTCCCTCCAGTATTCCACATCAAACTGAGGGATCACGTCCTGTTGGAGGGGGATCCAGTCACACTCAGCTGTCTGCCAGCAGGCAGCCCCCACCCACACATCACCTGGATGAAAG ATAAGAAGCCCCTGGAGATTGATGCCAGGATGAACATGATCGCCTGCCCTGATGGTCGGCAGCTACTGATGATCATGCAGACCACCAAAAAGGATGCCGGGGTCTATGAATGTGTTGCTACAAACCCCCTGGCCGCAGTGTCCAGCTCTTGCACAATATCGCTTGCTC GTCTGCCCAATCGTCCTGGGACCCCTGAAATACCTCAGAAGTACAACAACACAGCCCTGGTACTGTGGAGGCCCTCAGACACAATAGCCCCCTGCACATACTCTCTGGAAAGGAAAGCAGAGG GTGAGACCAACTGGTTGATCGTGGCTACAGGGGTGGCAGACTGTTATTGCAATGTGGTTGACCTGCCAGCAGGAGGCTCCTTCAGGTTCAGGGTGGCATGTGTCAATAAAGCTGGGCAGGGCCCCTATAGCAACCTCTCAGAAGTAGTAAGCCTGGATGCTTCAG AACCAGCTAAATCCAGTGCTACTGTGGTGGTCAAGACTGTCCCTGCAACTACTCCCCCTgtggtgatgatgtcatcaatGAAAGTGCCTCCCATTAAACCAGCTCCCAGTAAATCCACTATAGTAACACCTGTCCCTCCCTCAACTTCAGCTCCTGCTCCTGCTCCCTCTGTGGCTAAATCTGCTTCTCCAGTAACCATCAAACCCACTGTGCAGGTTGAAGCTAGCCGCCCTGCTGTTACTGCGCCCGTAAGTACAGCTCCCTCTGAACAAGCTCCTGTTCAGACCACCACAGCTGTCCAAGCTACGGCAGCCAAAGCCAAGACCACCATTAACATTAGTGTGAGCAAACCCCAAACCAAATTGGCACCTCCCCCTCTTGTCCCACCCAAACCTCGGAGTCCTGTAAATGCAGCCCCAAACAAATCTCCATCTCCTGTACCACCACCTGCACCTGCCATCGGGAAACCTATTTCATCTGTTCCCATGTATGTGCCAGCTGCGGCTGCGCGGGTTACTCCACCTTCGCAATCTAGTTCCACACCGACAACTAACACCCGTTCAGTCACTCCTGTGACTGTGTCACCACCAGTGATTGTGTCACCACCTGTGACTGTGTCACAACCCATACCGGTGGCTGTCTCACGGCCCGTGGTGATGGTACAGAGCTTGACGCCACTGCTGCAGGGAGGGGACAGCCTGAGTACCCCATCTGGACGGGTCACACCATCTGGAAGGGCCACACCTTCGGGACGCAGGACGCCTTTGGGCAAGCCTGGAGAGGGATCTCTGCGCCAGGGAGTTCCTCAGAAGCCTTACACCTTCATGGATGAAAAAGCAAG GGGTCGGTTTGGTGTGATCCGTGAGTGCCGGGAAAACGCCACAGGCAACCTCTTTATGGCTAAGATTGTTCCATATGAGGCAGACAGCAAGCAGACGGTGCTGCAGGAATACGACATCCTCAAGTCACTTCATCATGACAGGATCATGGCCCTGCACGAAGCGTACGTCACACCGCGCTACTTGGTGCTGATCTCCGAGTACTGCAGTGGGAAGGAGCTGCTCTTCAGCCTCATAGACAG GTTCCGTTACTCCGAGGATGACGTGGTCACCTATGTTGTGCAGATCCTCCAGGGTCTGGACTATCTCCATACCCGACGCATCCTCCACCTGGACATCAAGCCGGAGAACATCATCATCACCTACATGAACGTCATCAAGATCATTGACTTTGGCAGCGCTCAGACTTACAACCCTCTTTTCCTCAAGCAGTTCAGCCCTCCTATTGGAACACTTGAGTATATGT CTCCAGAGATGTTGAAAGGGGATGTTGTGGGTCCTCCAGCTGACATCTGGAGTGTGGGTGTACTGACTTTCATCAT GCTAAGCGGCAAGTCGCCTTTCATTGAAAATGATCCTCAGGAGACTGAAGCCAGGATCCAGGCGGCAAAGTTTGACCTCTCTAAACTCTACCAGAATGTGTCCCAAAGTGCCTCTCTGTTTCTTAAAAAGATCCTCTGTAGCTACCCTTG GGCCCGTCCCTCCATTAAGGACTGCTTCAATAACTCCTGGCTTCAGGACGCCTACCTGATGCGCCTTCGCAGGCAGACTCTCACCTTTACAACTACCCGTCTCAAGGAATTCTTGGCCGACCAGCAGCGCAGGCGAGAGGAGGTGGCCACCAAGCACAAAGTCCTCCTGCGGTCCTACCAGAGCTCGCCACAAACCCCCACCAGCCCCGCCACGCCAAATGTGCCAATTTCACCCCCAACACCTCTCACCCAATGA